The nucleotide sequence GAGGCGCTGGTCCTGCATCGCAACGGGATTGCGGCGAGCTCGTTTGCCGAGCATTACTCCGGTGTCCGCTACGTGCTCGCGTGCCAGGGCAAGGACGACGAGATGGTCGAGGCCGCCGAGCAGCTTTGGCATTACGCCGCCGAATACGGTTTCAGCCGGCATGACCCGAACTGGTACGTGCGCGACGTGGTGCGCGCGCTGTATCGCCTCGATCGTTGCAACGAATTGCCGATCTGGCTCGAACGCCTCGTCGGCTGGCAGCGCGAACACGATCAGGTCGACGGCAGCCTGCCCGACGAGGCGCTGATCGCCCGCTTCGTGTTCGCCTCCCACATGGCGGCATCGCATCCGGATCAGGCGTCGGCGCTGTACGACGCCGCGCGCGGGCAGGCCGATGCGTCGCACGATCTGGATGTCCTGCTCCGGGCTGCCGACGCGGCATACGAACTGGGCCGGCAGTCGGATGCGAAGTATTTCTACGAGCGTGTGCTTGCCGGCAACCGGCACGCTGCGGAACCGCTCGACCTGATGGAGGACGTGATCGAGCGACGGATCCGCGAGGCCGATGCGCCGGCCTCGCCGGATTCAGCGACCGCCGCGCCGAACAAGCGCTGGTGGAAGTTCTGGCAATGACGGCCGTCGATCGGCGGGCCGGCTACGCGCCGCGCAACGCGCTGAACGCCGATGCGCTGAAAGCGGCGATCGCCGCGCGCAGCACCGCGCGGGGCGATGCCGACGCGGTGCGCGCGTGGCTGCTCAATCATTTCTACCGGCATGTCGTCGCCAACTTCGAGCCCGCGCGCACGATCGGGTCGCTCGACGAGGCGCGGCAGGCGCTCGGCCAGGCTGCGCCGCCGGCGTGGGTCGCGCGGCGCTTCGGGCCCGGCGCGAAGACGATCGGCGAGGGCGACGCCGGCAGGCAGGCCCCTGTCGTCTGGGTCGACCCGGCCGATCCGCACCTTCTCGCACTCGAAACCACGCTCGTCGAGTTTCTCGAATCGCGCAAGGGCACCGGGCTCGAGGGCAAGCTCGACCGTGTCAATTGCCCGCAGGCGCTCGCGATGTGGGAACGCGAGCATGCGGAGATGGCGGACCGGATCGCGCGCGGCTGGCGCGAGAGCCAGCCCGATGCGCTGCGCACGTGGTGCGAAACCGCCAACGGGCGCTTTGTCGAATTCCTGCCCGACAGCGCGCTGCTGCGCGCCGAAATGGCGTTCGAGAGTTACGTGATGCGCCATTGCCTCGGCCAGTTCGCCGACCGGCAAGCGCTGACGGGCGGCTACGGCGGGCGCTATGCGGAAGCGATCGAGGCGCGCACGCTGCGGTTGCTGAGCTTTCGGGATGCGGGCGGCCAGCCGCACATCACGATCAGCGTCGCGGTGCAGGCGGACGGCAGCCTCGACGTCGATCAGGTCAAGGGCAAGCAGAACCGGCCGCCGGTCGAGCGCTACGTCGACGACGTGCTGGCCTGCCTGAATGCGCTGGGGACGACGGATCGCACGCCGCCCGACTGCATCGCGCTCGGCGTCGTCCATACGCCGTCGGGGTGGTGCAGGATCGAGGACGTGACGGATGCCGCGTCGCAAGCACGGCTCGTCGCGCGCCATCCGCAATTGTTCGGACGGCTCGCCGAGCCGACGCCGACCGTCGAGTGGCTGGTCGCCGCGCGGCAGCCTGAACTGCTGCACGCGCGGCCGCCGCGTGCCGGTTCGGTGCGTTACGCGGTGCGCGCGACGCTGGCGCCGGCGGTGCCGTCCGCACGGCCGGACGACGCGCAGCCTGCCTTTGCCACCGAGGGCGTGCGCTGGCCCGGCTACGACGCGCCGCGTGGCGTCGGTGCCGCGCAATGACGGGGCGAAGACCATGATATTCAAGTTGATCGTTGCGCTGTTCGTGCTGTGGCGCATCGTGCGCTACTTCCGCCGGCGCGGTGGGCGCTATCGGGCGTTGCCGGCCCGCAAGCACTGGGCGCTGCTGCTCGCGCACCCGTACGTGGAAGCGACGGGATTCTCGGGTTTCGACGATGCGGACACGAGCCACCTGAACGACACGTCGCGCAAGTTCCTGCGTGCCCAGATGCTGCACCAGATGGAGTTGCGCACCGACGCGACGGACGACGATGCGCGCGCGCACCTGGCGCGCGTGCTCGAGACGCAGTGGTTTCGCGCCGACCTGCATGCGCTGCGGCCGACCGACGACCCGCGTGCGGCGCTCGCGTTCGCCTGTGCGCGGATGGCGTTCCTCGCGCGCGTGGCGATGCTGATGGGCTGGACCGAGCCGGACACCGCCTGGCGCGTGTTGTTGCTCAACGCGCAGCGCGCCCAGGACTGTTTCGACAGCTGGACGGATTTCGGCCACGCGTACGTCGCGGGCCGCAGGCAGTGGGTGGCGGGATTTCGCGCCGATCCGTTCGGCAAGGCGTTCGACGACGCGACGCTGCAAGGCTGGCTCGCACCGGGTGGCGGTGCATGGGGGCACGCGGCGTGGCCGGGGCTGGCGGCGTTCGATCCCGAGCCGGTCGCGCAACCGCGTTGATGCCGTGATGCCGCTGGCCGTTTGCTTCCCGCACCGTTTCTCATTCCTGGCGACGCCGACATGATTTCATCCATTCCTCCCCTGGTGCGACGCCTGGGGCTGTCCGCTGCGTGTGCGGTGCCGGCGTTGACGTTGCCGGCTGCGGCGCACGCGATCGAGCCGGCGGTGGCCGACCGGCTGCTGCGCACGTTCATCCACGACAGCTATGGCAACTGGCGCGCGGACCGCAAGGGCTGGCAGGCGGACCGCGGCGATCTTGTCTATTCGCCATGCGGTTCGCTGCGCGTCGCGACCGCGGAGGGCCCGCGCACGCTGCTCGCGATGTGCGGCGAGACCGAGGTGGCCGTGCAGAACGGGATGCCGGGCATGGATACGGACGCGACGACCGGCACGATCGACCTGTACGTGCTGAAACCGGCGGCGGACGGCAAGACGCTCGAGCCGGTCATGAAGAAAACGGAGATCGCGTCGGGCGGGCGCGGCGAGCCGGGCACGGTGCGTATCGAGCGGCTCGGGCCGCATCTGTTCGGGTTCGTCATCGGCGAAAGCGACACGCGGCAAGGCTATTCGCAACGCTTCCGCGCGATCTGGCTGCCGGTCGGCAATGCACTGGTGCTGGCGGCGGCGCGCATCGACGAGGCGCTCGACAACGCGGAGTCGACCGAATGCGCGCACGCGCGGGCGCGCTGCGAGGAACGCCGCTTCGAGATCGCGCCGGACCTGACCGGCGCCGGCGACGTCTATCCGCTGACGGTCACGGAAACGGGCACGCGCGGCGACAGGACGATCCACGCGCGCCATACGGTGAAGTTCGACGCGGCGCGTGGCCGCTACGTCGTGCCGAAGGCCTTGCGCGAAGGGTACTGATCCATCGCGCGCAGGAACGGGCGGCGTGGCGCCGCCCGCGCATCACACGTACAGATACCGCACGAGGTGGAAGAACACCGGCGCGGCGAAGCAGATCGAGTCGACGCGATCGAGCATCCCGCCGTGGCCCGCGATCATCGAGCCCCAGTCCTTGGTGCCGAGCGAGCGCTTGACGGCCGACAGCACGAGGCCGCCGACGAAGCCCGCGATCACGATCGCGAGCGAGATGCCGAACGCCGACCCGAAGCTGAACGGCGTCACACGATACAGCGAGGCGCCGCACAGCGTGGCCAGCAGGCCGCCGCCGATGAAACCCTCGATCGTCTTCGACGGCGACAGCTGCGGTGCGATCTTGCGCTTGCCGAACAG is from Burkholderia sp. HI2500 and encodes:
- a CDS encoding DUF1266 domain-containing protein; this translates as MIFKLIVALFVLWRIVRYFRRRGGRYRALPARKHWALLLAHPYVEATGFSGFDDADTSHLNDTSRKFLRAQMLHQMELRTDATDDDARAHLARVLETQWFRADLHALRPTDDPRAALAFACARMAFLARVAMLMGWTEPDTAWRVLLLNAQRAQDCFDSWTDFGHAYVAGRRQWVAGFRADPFGKAFDDATLQGWLAPGGGAWGHAAWPGLAAFDPEPVAQPR
- a CDS encoding topoisomerase IV, translated to MISSIPPLVRRLGLSAACAVPALTLPAAAHAIEPAVADRLLRTFIHDSYGNWRADRKGWQADRGDLVYSPCGSLRVATAEGPRTLLAMCGETEVAVQNGMPGMDTDATTGTIDLYVLKPAADGKTLEPVMKKTEIASGGRGEPGTVRIERLGPHLFGFVIGESDTRQGYSQRFRAIWLPVGNALVLAAARIDEALDNAESTECAHARARCEERRFEIAPDLTGAGDVYPLTVTETGTRGDRTIHARHTVKFDAARGRYVVPKALREGY